Genomic DNA from Anguilla anguilla isolate fAngAng1 chromosome 17, fAngAng1.pri, whole genome shotgun sequence:
cctgACGAAGGCGCAGCTGCCAGATGCTTGCCTGAATCGGACAGAACATCTGGATTTACTCATGAAGGCAGCAGTTTCGTAACTATTATTGTAGCCTACACACAGTCAGAGGCGCTGACACTAAAGACAGCGAAGAAATGTGAACTTCTGACGAAACCCGCATTATCATATCATTCTCGCTCTGAACTGGGCTCAGCAAAGCGAGAGCGTTTTGAAGCGAACTGAAAGCGAAGACTCGGGAGAGGAAGGCCGGTGGGAAGCTCGACCGTCGGGGGAAAGCGGGGTGCGCGAGACGGGGCGACGGGCCGACAGGTCGAAAGGCGGTTTAAGCGACGCGCTGCATTCATGGGCGTCTCAGCCGagttcacacagacacgcagggGGCAAACGAATGAAAAGAGCCGGGACGGAGGGACGGGGAGGAGGAGACGTGTTCCTCCCCTAATTTTCCAGTTCATTTAGCAGGACAGGGGGGGATTACACCATTTCTCGTGACTTTTAACACGAGAGACCTGCTGAGACGGACCCAGTTAAGACTGCATTAAGTCACTGTAAAGGCCCACGCTTTTCCATGGCAGCGTGGTATAACGGCTCAGGTGTTGAACCTAAATTACTTAAGTATATATTTGGCCgcataaatggatactatttaaaaatgcaacggTTCCTCGctctagaaaaaaaatgtgtactaAAAGGCAGTGATGTAATGAGCGAATAGTGCTTAGTCTGAAAATGGGCCATTTCCTTACACATTCTGTATAGTTGTTATAGCAAACTGTGTACTGCAGTCACTAATACTTTTGCTAATTTCTGacaaattcttttaaaaattaactttttaataataataatatttttaccaATCCCATGGGTATTTCCAggattattttcaaatttacgaAGACcctggcagcaaaaaaaaagagaaccgTGTGCAATTTAGTGTTAATATTCATGGACTTGTTCAGATGGACAGattgtgagggagggagggagggagggaagggggggtatCGGACAAAGAAAAGAGTTGGGAGTGGGGCCTAGAACTCGGCTGACCtttggtcacatgacagggATTAACCAATTGAGCGGCTTAAGAGTTCTGATACAGATTTTATTTGTACGTATTAATGAAAATAAGGTTATAATGGAATAGTCAAACTCCAcataaaacatactgtatatagtaaATAACACAtaggcatgcatgtgtgcgcaagGACGACGCGGCGTCATTTAGAAATGAACCGCTGTCGAGCGAGTTACCTTCATTACACAAACaggaatgagggagagaaagagagagagagaggaaaagaggacaAATCAAGATGACATCCataataacaaagaaaacaaatggtaTAAAGACACGGACTGACAAATAACACATTAGGCACTGCTTGCCAAATTAGGAGACAAGACAATCGATGATCGCACGGTTACAGTAACAAATATGCTTCTACCGTATACGCAAGGTGAAGCCATGCATTTCAGAAGAGAAGTGAACAGAGGCTATAGACTAGATGTTTAATCACAAACAAAAACGTGGAACTAGACATAATGAAACTATGGTTACCTCAGAGaaaagagtaaaaacaaaagctcaGTCACCTCGCTCAcgttaagcccccccccccccccccatcgcacccgtcccaccctccccccacattGGGTGTTACCAGCCCCCCcatgcccttctctctctgtaatgTGTATATACAATATGGTACAAAACTCTCTTTCCCAGGTCACACTTCCTGCCATTCCTTCatatgcacttcctgtctgctttctAAAAGGGCCTTCAAGCTTCCTGTACCGAGCGGAGCGGGGCGAGACGTGTGAACGGAGCCGCGGTGGAATCGCGAGCGGCCGGATTTCAGGGTAGCTAGCGTCCGCAAAGCCAAAATTTAGTCACGTGACACGATTACTTGATTGGcaaaatggggggaggggtttggggccGATGACCTCACTTCCTTCATTAAATGACCGGTGAAATGTCTCTCAACTCTAAAAACTGGCATAATTGGTTAAGTGGTGCATACCGCCACCTGCTGGTCTGGAGTGTAAGGGCGTGTGGTCTTCCTGAAGCAGGTAAAGGCAGTTGTTCACACGCCGGTCGGCCCAGAAAGCGTGAAGCAactctgaccccgcccaccaggacccccccccgttccctctccctccatcgcTCAGTCCTTCGGTTACCCCCcgttccccctccctccatcgcTCAGTCCTTCGGTTAGGGGtaagtggggggtgggcggggtggaGAGCCGCTGCCGCTCGGTTTGGCGGTGGcggaggccacgcccccggccTGCGATTGGCTGAGGAGCGGCTGCGTCTCGTTGGGCTCGGATACGGGGCTCTCCTCGTCCGAGctggggggagggcagaggcCCAGCACCTCCTGCACCTTCACTGGGAGCTCCtgcgagaggaggaggaggaggagagagagagggaaggaggaggagagagaaggggggagagagggaaaggggaggaggagagagagagacagagagaaagagagagagaggaagagagagagagaagagacaccAGTCAGGAAAAACACAAGAAGAGAAACATACAGGAGCTAATGGACAAAGCCAGTTCTGTGAGTTATACGCTGAGTGTTAAATATGCTGCATATGTTTGCATACATATACGCATGTATGAGATGTGTAATGAATCTGAAACAACAGCTCCTGTCGCCCTTCAGTTTTAGCGACAGCCTCCTGCGCTTTAGGCTGGCTAACTGAAGCGTTCGCTCTGCGGTCCTGTCGACCGTAACCACACCCTCCCGTCCTGGCTAACCGAAGCGTTCGGCCCGCGGTCGCGTCGACCGTACTCACCTTGCAGCGCGTCAGCTGGAGGTAGATGGCCTCGGCTCCTCGCAGCAGCGACTGCAGGTCCAGCCTCATGGTCAGATCGTTTatgtgctggagagagagagaggggggcgagggagggagggagacagggagataGACTTTTACATTTGATGTTCCtttaatgaaacacaaacactttccACAATTACCTTAAAACCTACCCCAACCTTGTGTTTACAaacccaaacaccccccccccgcccaccgccccccccccactatacACCCCCACCACAGTTAACCTGTCTGAATCTCAAGCTTGTTTATGTgctggagagaaacagagaaagagagagagagagagagagagagagagagagagagagaggtggagacagagatgcacttcctcctagactgtgaaaaatattctgaaataaggaaaacatatttcaacacattttctAAAACTATAAAATCATTTCCTCCCCtgacaaacacagaaaagctGAAAATAGCTCTGGGAGAAGGGCCAACAGCCCCACTCAGAATATGTTTCAGCCTGTCacaacctgagggacagtgagaaaGTACCCAGATAAAAGGTACAACGTGTGACCTGTTCAACttgtaaatataattacagTTAACTAAATCCTAGTATACATAgtctattgcttttttttctctctcttttctgttctatttggaattcctgtgtgttttttaaaaatatatatataatgctttggcaatatttactgtatgtatttcatgccaataaggcaaattgaattgaattgagagacagagagagagagagagagagaacgtgacGGACGCTCGCTAACGCTAGCCGCAGCGGGAGCTCGACGGGGCCGCGTAGCGAACGGCGGCTGCAGCCGGTGGTGAAGCTGGCGGGCGGGCACCTTCAGTATGGTGTTGAAATCGTAGTCGGAGCCAATCAGCTCCTCCCTCTGCGACTCCAGAATGGAACAGGCCATCAGCAGGTGGAAGTTAGGGCAGGGCAGGCGGGTCCACATCACCTGAGGaaacggggggggaggggggggttctgaAACACTGCACTCTCACTCAAATACAGCTGCACCAAATCACTTTAATAACGCAGGGCTGCTATTAGCCTAATTAGCCGCATGACGGCAGCGGAAGAACATGAGAAAATGGGGGAACACATTGAGAGAGAGCTAGGCTGAGCTCAGAGGGCTAAGCCTCCCCCGTGTGGGCGAACGAGCCCTGCGACTGCACCACTGTAGCGCTCTCTCACCTCCCACAGCGTCAGAATGTCCTCAAAGGAGAACTCCCTCTTGAACCAGATCAGTAGCCAACGGAAACAGAAGCACAGGGAGCCGCTATCCTGGgagtctgagggggggggggggggggcgagagggtgcgggggggggaagagagtgagggagggggagatcaagagggagggggaaagaggggggtgagacagagagggggagggggaatagagagagggagggtgagagagggggaggggggcagagagcaagggatggaggggggagagggagagagaaaggttCACGTAAGACTATATACAAAATAGAACACACCATATTTCATAAACATGGAGAAAGGTGAGCCGGGTGGGGTAATAGGTGAGCTGTACCCATACCACCACagatttgggggagggggtgggggggtgagccGTACCCAGGTAGTCGCAGAGCTCCGGGTCCAGAGCTTTGAGCAGGATActgagctgcaggagctgctgcttCATGGCCTCCTGAGACTCCTCAAAGTTGTGATGCTGCAGCACAGAGAAGCACTCAGAGTTTACAGAGCGCACacagacccagacccagacccagacacagacacagacacagacacagacacagacacagacacagacacagacacagacacagacacagacccagacacagacacagacagacacacacacacacacacacacacacacacacaaactgaccaCGAGGTCCATGAAGCCTGTCAGGCACCAGAAAGACTCCACTTCATTCTGTGTGACGAAGAGGATGGGAGAGAGGAGATCGCTCATCCCCTGCACataccctgagagagagagagagagagagggagagagggagaaacatcAAAACGAGCGACCCCCAAATCACATCATTATAAAGCCCTGCAATGCCCAGTGCTGAACACAGGAAGGAGGTCCCTCAGCCTGCTTGTCCTGAGGCTGAGTTCACTTACAGACACTAACTCCACTAACACCAACCAGCACCATCAGGGCAGCCATATTACCTCAAAGAATTAGACCATACCAAATTATGactaaagagaaagaaatataCATAACTTATTGgaacaaaaccacacaaaccCGACACAAACTGAATGCTATTGGGGCCTAAAGGGACAGAATATTTGACCGTGGTGATTGATAACACACAGAGAAGAGCACTGACAGTGTGCAGATTCAGCCTGGGCATAGGGACCGCCCGTACACAGGCAGACCCggctgcccagagaggacaggttGCGCTCCCACTGCGATCAGGGGgcagtggagacagagctgcacttcCTGACAGAACGCACAAAATACCAGGACATATGGACAAAACCTATTTTCAAAAATTAGGACCATTTCTCTAAATGTCACAGATTACAGTAATCTACAACCTATCTACAATCTACAACAAGTGAGGCACAATCCCTGTTAAATTGTATTGTTAGAAGTTTCTGTTCTTATTACTGCCCGTATTGGTGTTCGTCATTCAACTCGTAGGATGTCTGGAGGTTTGGCTTTGGTTATTTATtcttacattcatatttttattatattttatttattaattgtgtctttaaatatatattttattccaCTGTTAATTATAAGTCTTGTGTCATTGTTAATTGTTCAACTGTGAATTGCTTTGGAAATATTGCTCATAtagtcatgccaataaagcattactgaattggggggggggggggagagagagatatgtaTGAGagtatatgtatgctttggcattaattgcatttgtatttcatgtcaataaagcaacttaaattgaaattgagagagagagagagacaaagatagagacacacagacaaagaaagagagcgagagacagagaaaaagtaAGAACACCACGAGAGTGTGAATGGCGCGGGTCTAtgcgtagcgtagcgtaccgTACCCAGGTCGAAGTTGTACATGCAGTAGGTCATCAGCACGTCGTGCAGGAGCGTGAGGCCCGGGTTCTCGTTCCCGGAGAAGAAGGAGTTGTGCCTGTCCGTCCGGCTGACGTCTCTCTCTGCGGGGCGGGACAGAGAACACCGTCGATCCGTGAGACGGCCGGAGGGGCGGGGGAAATGGCAGCCAGCCAGAGAGCGCTACGCCGCCcgaccacaaaaaaaacacagcccctGCAGACGTCGCCGCGGGGCCGGCCAATCACGAGCGGGCGGGGTGACATCACCGCCGGCCTATCGGACGCGGGCACTGGGTTTCacgggtaagggggggggggggtgggaaggaggggggaCTGACCAATCAGGCTCCGGTATCCCCTGAGGAGGGAGTTCCTCATCTCCTGCTCCTCGCTGACCGACTTCCACTGCACCTTCATCCTGAAGTACTCgtccctgagagagaggaacgCAGCGGGGTTATGAGGCGGGAAGCaaacgctctctcacacacacacacgcacacgcacacgcacacgcacacgcacacgcacgcgcacgcgcacgcacgcacgcacgcacgcacgcacgcacgcacgcacgcacacacgcacgcacgcacacacacacacacacactctctcacacacacactctctcacgcacacgcacgcacacacgcacacagacacacacgcactcacacacacacactcacacgcacacacacacacgcgcagatacagacacagacacagacacagacgcacgcacgcacgcacgcacgcacgcacgcacgcacgcacgcacgcacgcacgcacgcacgcacgcacgcacgcacgcacgcacgcacgcacgcacgcacgcacgcacgcacgcacgcacgcacacacacacacacacacacacacacacacactctcacacacacactctctcacgcacacgcacgcacacacgcacacagacacacacacactcacacacacacgcgcagacacagacacagacacagacacagacgcacgcacgcacgcacgcacgcacacactcacgcacagacacagacacagacacagacacagacacagacacagacgcacgcacgcacgcacgcacgcacgcacgcacgcacgcacgcacgcacgcacgcacgcacgcacgcacgcacgcacgcacgcacgcacgcacgcacgcacgcacacacacacacacacacacacacacacacacacacacacacacacactctctcacacacacactctctcacgcacacgcacgcacacacgcacgcacacagacacacacacactcacacacacacacacgcgcagacacagacacagacacagacacagacacagacacagacacagacacagacacagacacagacacagacacagacacagacacagacacagacgcacgcacgcacgcacgcacgcacgcacgcacgcacgcacgcacgcactctgGTGGAGACGGGCGCGAGGGGAGAAGGAACGCGGGTTGTTAGGACCCGAGCGGGGGGTGACCCGGAGCCGGGCGGGACCTGGAGAGGGGGGTGACCCGGAGAGGGGGGTGACCCGGAGCCGGGCGGGACCTGGAGAGGGGGGTGACCCGGAGAGGGGGGTGACCCGGAGCCGGGCGGGACCTGGAGAGGGGGGTGACCCGGAGCCGGGCGGGACCTGGAGAGGGGGGTGACCCGGAGCCGGGCGGGACCTGGAGAGGGGGGTGACCCGGAGCCGGGCGGGACCTGGAGAGGGGGGTGACCCGGAGAGGGGGGTGACCCGGAGAGGGGGGTGACCCGGAGCCGGGCGGGACCTGGAGAGGGGGGTGACCCGGAGCCGGGCGGGACCTGGAGAGGGGGGTGACCCGGAGCCGGGCGGGACCTGGAGAGGGGGGTGACCCGGAGCCGGGCGGGACCTGGAGAGGGGGGTGACCCGGAGCCGGGCGGGACCTGGAGAGGGGGGTGACCCGGAGCCGGGCGGGACCCGGAGAGGGGGGTGACCCACAGAGGGGGGTGACCCGGAGACGGGTGTTAGGGAACACGCGTGGGGCGCGCGGGTGCGATGGACTGACTCACGTCTTCGCTCTCACCAGGTCCTCCCTCTCTTTGGCCGTGCTGTCCCAGGGGTAGAACGCCAGCAGGAACTTCCACACCTCCTTCCGCAGGGACGGAGTGATGCCCTGCGttatgggtgggtggggggagggtggcggagagagagagagagagaaagatagagagagagagagagggagagagggagagatttttTATGAGTTTCCTGAGCTGCGGGTGGGGGAAACAAGCTGAAAATTCACATCAGACCAATATCATTAGAAGTTTAAGAACTTTACAGTCATGAGCAAGAAATGAGCAAGCCGGTGAGCAATGAATGTATTTTGGGAACAAACGAAAGTATTTTGGCTGAGAGATAATATCATGAAATTTGCAGATGTGAAAAATGTATGCCTGTACACACCCCTCTGAAGACCAGCTCCTTCACCCTCTGTGGATCCGTCACCCGGCCCTCCGCGTCCAGAAGCTCCTCCCACTTGTCCAGAGGCTGACCCCGTGTGACCTCAGGCTTCGGTCCCAGTTCGGCTCCCTGAGc
This window encodes:
- the tbc1d17 gene encoding TBC1 domain family member 17, which produces MESNGESHKLMFEKEGVYLHTNAKRSNQDTAIPGFIRIVERGGEPALEWSPLEEERGSAPAVFYTKKDGEGGEEETNFDPGYEPDWAVISTVKRERDPTPVRETGQWGSFSLPLSELYSLRRARFSLGRNFLVLTSRGGHPLPPLHFHRGGTMDLLRALQRYIILAPSPVDHRLFLVYPHDSGALSQSFEELQLFEEGSSDLVSRFIQDPYATTFGGFSKVTNFFRGALRPPDSPLHPRAPQDGHGPPSAEEEPGFELITCGAELGPKPEVTRGQPLDKWEELLDAEGRVTDPQRVKELVFRGGITPSLRKEVWKFLLAFYPWDSTAKEREDLVRAKTDEYFRMKVQWKSVSEEQEMRNSLLRGYRSLIERDVSRTDRHNSFFSGNENPGLTLLHDVLMTYCMYNFDLGYVQGMSDLLSPILFVTQNEVESFWCLTGFMDLVHHNFEESQEAMKQQLLQLSILLKALDPELCDYLDSQDSGSLCFCFRWLLIWFKREFSFEDILTLWEVMWTRLPCPNFHLLMACSILESQREELIGSDYDFNTILKHINDLTMRLDLQSLLRGAEAIYLQLTRCKELPVKVQEVLGLCPPPSSDEESPVSEPNETQPLLSQSQAGGVASATAKPSGSGSPPRPPPTYP